From Acinetobacter lwoffii, a single genomic window includes:
- a CDS encoding ABC transporter ATP-binding protein, giving the protein MIQSSNDSTIMPQAIISAQKLTQKIQLSQKQLTIFEDLDLDIQAGEQVAITGRSGSGKSTLLGILATLDQASSGQLMVCGELVSSLDEEQRALVRLKNIGFVFQSFQLLPHLTALENVMLPLRLQPDFKYAEAEQKALALLHKVGLDRQAQQTPKVLSGGEQQRVAIARALVSEPKIIFADEPTGNLDGETAKEIEQLLFQLNRELGTTLVLVTHDRKLAQQCQRHFELLNGELIEHPNGG; this is encoded by the coding sequence ATGATTCAAAGCAGCAACGATTCGACCATCATGCCACAGGCTATTATTTCTGCCCAGAAATTGACACAAAAGATACAACTTTCACAAAAACAACTCACCATTTTTGAGGATCTTGATCTGGATATTCAGGCCGGAGAACAAGTGGCTATTACCGGTCGTTCCGGTTCCGGAAAATCCACATTACTGGGTATTCTAGCGACACTGGATCAGGCAAGTTCAGGTCAGCTTATGGTCTGTGGTGAATTGGTGTCAAGTCTGGATGAAGAACAGCGTGCACTGGTGCGTTTGAAAAATATCGGCTTTGTATTTCAGTCTTTTCAGCTGTTGCCGCATCTGACTGCACTTGAAAATGTGATGCTGCCACTGCGCCTGCAACCCGATTTTAAATATGCAGAAGCCGAGCAAAAAGCCTTGGCACTACTGCATAAAGTAGGGCTGGATCGACAGGCGCAGCAAACCCCAAAAGTATTGTCCGGGGGGGAGCAGCAACGTGTAGCCATCGCTCGTGCACTGGTTAGTGAACCAAAAATCATTTTTGCCGATGAACCCACGGGTAACCTCGACGGCGAAACTGCCAAAGAAATTGAACAACTACTCTTTCAACTGAATCGGGAACTGGGGACGACTTTGGTGCTGGTCACGCATGACCGCAAATTGGCGCAGCAGTGTCAGCGGCATTTTGAACTGCTGAATGGCGAGCTGATTGAACATCCGAATGGAGGATGA
- a CDS encoding arylesterase: MKDLNQKTRLLPYFFVLSLCLLPLGVSAKTIMILGDSLSAGYGIQPQQGWVHLLQKRLEQQYPKQHKVVNASVSGETTSGALARLPKLLQTHRPDLVVIELGGNDGLRGQPPQMIQKNLASLIQQSQKAKAKVIVFGMKMPPNYGQAYSKAFENNYKVVSQQYKVKLLPFFMQGVAGNKTLMQKDLIHPNAKAQTILLNNAYPYIKGAL; encoded by the coding sequence ATGAAAGATCTTAATCAGAAAACTCGGCTATTGCCTTACTTTTTTGTGCTCAGTCTGTGCCTGTTACCTCTTGGGGTCTCAGCAAAGACGATTATGATTTTAGGTGATAGTTTAAGTGCAGGTTATGGTATCCAGCCCCAGCAAGGTTGGGTACATTTATTACAAAAGCGTTTAGAGCAACAGTATCCGAAACAGCATAAAGTGGTCAATGCAAGTGTCAGTGGCGAAACCACCAGCGGAGCACTGGCCAGACTGCCAAAATTGCTGCAGACGCATCGTCCAGACCTTGTGGTCATTGAGTTAGGTGGCAATGATGGCTTGCGTGGACAACCACCACAAATGATTCAAAAAAATTTAGCCAGTCTGATTCAGCAGAGCCAGAAAGCCAAGGCTAAGGTCATTGTATTTGGCATGAAAATGCCGCCTAATTACGGGCAGGCCTATAGCAAGGCTTTTGAAAATAATTATAAAGTGGTGAGTCAGCAATATAAGGTGAAGTTATTGCCTTTCTTTATGCAAGGTGTCGCCGGTAATAAAACCCTGATGCAAAAGGATCTGATTCACCCAAATGCCAAAGCACAGACGATCCTGTTAAATAATGCTTATCCATACATTAAAGGCGCTTTATAA
- a CDS encoding carbonic anhydrase, whose product MLTAQEALERLRQGNQRFVSGDTTHPKQLSHQQRAEMAEDQNPFAIVLGCSDSRVPAEMVFDQGLGDLFVIRVAGNIVAPSQVGSVEFAAARYDCAIVVVLGHSHCGAIKATIDTLMCPDCPPSANLMSIVNRVRPSVETLMQTELKNDLAKLSKHAVRSNVFASVNQLRHGSAVLENLIGQGKLKVVGAEYSLETGEVTFFDF is encoded by the coding sequence ATGCTCACAGCTCAAGAAGCTTTAGAACGTCTTAGACAGGGTAACCAACGTTTTGTCAGTGGCGATACCACGCATCCAAAACAACTTAGCCACCAACAGCGCGCAGAAATGGCAGAGGATCAGAATCCGTTTGCGATTGTCTTGGGATGTTCAGATTCGCGCGTTCCAGCCGAAATGGTTTTTGATCAGGGTCTCGGTGACCTTTTTGTGATTCGTGTTGCAGGTAATATTGTTGCACCTTCACAGGTCGGCAGTGTTGAATTTGCCGCGGCACGTTATGATTGCGCGATTGTGGTGGTGTTAGGTCACAGTCACTGTGGTGCGATTAAAGCCACTATTGATACTTTAATGTGTCCGGATTGCCCGCCATCGGCAAACCTGATGTCGATTGTGAACCGCGTACGTCCTTCTGTTGAAACCTTAATGCAGACTGAACTGAAAAATGACTTGGCAAAATTATCCAAGCATGCAGTACGTTCCAACGTATTTGCTTCGGTGAATCAGTTGCGTCATGGTTCGGCCGTTCTGGAAAACCTGATTGGACAAGGAAAATTAAAAGTCGTGGGTGCTGAATATTCACTGGAAACTGGTGAAGTGACCTTCTTTGATTTCTAA
- a CDS encoding alpha/beta fold hydrolase — protein sequence MKKIIKLRSKMICSGLVALSMALPGLTHAQILFSQKNETSAKVLQQHLLQERSLAGLKSKTLKIGEVTWSYSEGGAKNKPSILLIHGLAGTRDNWNQVAQFLTPYYHVIIPDLPSNGDTKVPDNFDVSVPNVTSQLRLFIETLNVDENLHIAGHSLGGSIATVYASQYPFDTQSLFLINSAGLYKMGNTPYTKDPQALKDLIVSKPGDLQDVSKQLMQNPPVIPYQLRHAQEKLLISRAEQTSKSIDQVVMLNRIYTPETFARLMRTVEAPTLILWGRQDRIINVEVVKELHALLKRAEKPVILNNVGHMPILEAEKQVAQHYLPFLAKTQTLKNPLADKLIPLN from the coding sequence ATGAAGAAAATAATAAAATTGCGCTCGAAAATGATTTGTTCAGGCTTGGTTGCCTTAAGCATGGCATTACCGGGCCTGACACATGCTCAAATACTGTTTAGCCAGAAAAATGAAACATCTGCCAAAGTCTTGCAGCAGCATCTGTTGCAAGAACGCAGCCTTGCCGGTCTCAAATCCAAGACCCTCAAAATTGGCGAGGTCACCTGGAGCTATAGCGAAGGCGGTGCCAAGAACAAACCATCTATTCTACTGATTCATGGTCTGGCAGGCACGCGCGACAACTGGAACCAGGTCGCCCAGTTTCTGACGCCCTATTATCATGTCATTATTCCGGATCTGCCGAGCAACGGTGACACCAAAGTTCCGGACAATTTTGATGTTTCTGTGCCCAATGTGACCTCCCAATTACGTCTATTTATTGAAACCTTAAATGTGGACGAGAATTTACATATTGCTGGGCACTCTCTGGGTGGATCGATTGCTACGGTGTATGCTTCACAATATCCTTTCGATACGCAAAGTCTTTTTTTAATCAATAGTGCTGGTCTTTACAAAATGGGGAATACTCCCTATACCAAAGATCCTCAAGCCTTAAAAGACCTGATCGTCAGCAAACCCGGTGATCTGCAAGATGTTTCCAAACAGCTGATGCAGAATCCGCCAGTGATTCCTTATCAGTTACGGCATGCACAGGAAAAACTGTTGATTTCACGCGCTGAACAAACCAGCAAATCGATTGATCAGGTGGTGATGCTAAATCGGATTTATACACCGGAAACCTTTGCCCGCCTGATGCGTACGGTTGAAGCACCCACCTTGATTTTATGGGGCAGACAGGATCGGATCATTAATGTCGAAGTAGTCAAAGAGCTACATGCCCTGCTGAAACGTGCCGAGAAGCCAGTGATTTTAAATAATGTCGGGCATATGCCGATTCTTGAAGCAGAAAAACAGGTTGCACAACATTATTTGCCTTTTCTGGCCAAGACGCAGACCCTAAAAAACCCGCTTGCTGATAAACTCATTCCTTTAAATTAA
- a CDS encoding TonB-dependent receptor domain-containing protein has translation MNNPFLKTTLAFAVFTAMAGNTSAVEAVVPQAEATKLQTIVVTATGYEQDLAKAPASITVIDREELDKREYNDITDVLRNTPGVVVSGAGSAQTISIRGMSSNYTLFLVDGKRQYGKDVNPNGDDGGFEKNILPPISAIERIEVIRGPASTLYGTDAMGGVVNIITKKVSDEWSGNVELGTTIQDSSRSGDIKNASAYLAGPLIADKLGLQLAVNKQERNEDRYVGGFRGTERESLNSRLTYAINDDHDVQVEANFVQQESTTSVGETVAPAQGAADSFSRNYRNVYSLTHNGRYSDNLDSSSYIQYENSKNPDRGNTELGTKGITLDTWTANSQWNLLLGDHTLSFGGYFKDEKLEDKATNRNPNSPEFSELTRWSAAAFLEDTWSMTDRFDLTAGLRYDHDENYSGHLSPRLYGVYAVNDNFVVKGGVATGYKQPDIRAATEGFYSVTGGSGSPLATGRGIIRANPDLEPESSLSTELGFNWKNDYINTSLTGFITKYEDRITEVRACETDTDGTTTNRNNWQNWKCFEGDIPFYFISERINVDEAEIRGVEATVEASLNDYTTLTANYTYTDSEFKSGAFKGQPLNQMPEHMFNIGVDYELNDALNVWSRLHHRSETSAYLSRTSMAQPNPGYQFVDVGFNYKFSPNLTGKFGVYNLLDEKAEDIDGDQLLDGRRYGISLNAKF, from the coding sequence ATGAATAACCCATTCTTAAAAACAACTTTGGCATTTGCTGTATTTACAGCTATGGCGGGAAATACATCTGCAGTAGAAGCTGTTGTTCCACAGGCGGAAGCGACTAAATTGCAAACGATTGTGGTGACCGCAACAGGTTATGAGCAAGATTTGGCTAAAGCACCAGCTTCCATTACCGTGATTGATCGTGAAGAATTAGATAAACGTGAATATAACGACATTACTGATGTACTGCGTAATACGCCCGGGGTAGTGGTTTCAGGTGCAGGTTCTGCACAGACCATCAGTATTCGTGGTATGAGTTCAAACTATACTTTGTTTCTGGTCGATGGTAAGCGTCAGTACGGCAAGGATGTCAATCCGAATGGAGACGATGGAGGTTTTGAGAAAAATATTCTGCCACCTATTTCAGCAATTGAACGTATTGAAGTGATCCGTGGTCCAGCTTCTACACTTTATGGTACAGATGCCATGGGCGGTGTAGTGAATATTATTACCAAAAAAGTGTCGGATGAATGGTCTGGCAATGTTGAATTGGGAACCACGATTCAGGACAGTAGCCGTTCAGGTGATATTAAAAATGCTTCTGCATATCTTGCTGGTCCTTTAATTGCAGATAAGCTTGGTTTGCAACTGGCAGTCAATAAGCAGGAACGTAATGAAGACCGTTATGTTGGCGGTTTTCGTGGCACGGAACGTGAAAGCTTAAATTCACGCCTGACTTATGCCATTAATGATGATCATGATGTACAAGTTGAAGCTAATTTCGTGCAGCAGGAATCAACTACGTCTGTAGGGGAAACGGTAGCACCTGCTCAAGGTGCTGCAGATTCGTTTTCGCGCAATTATCGTAATGTTTATTCATTAACCCATAATGGCCGTTATAGCGATAACTTAGACAGTTCATCATATATTCAATATGAAAATTCAAAAAATCCGGATCGAGGCAATACGGAACTGGGTACCAAAGGAATTACCTTGGATACCTGGACTGCTAACAGTCAATGGAATTTGTTATTGGGTGACCATACTTTATCATTTGGTGGATATTTTAAAGATGAAAAGCTCGAAGATAAAGCCACTAACCGTAATCCGAATTCACCTGAGTTTAGTGAATTGACGCGATGGTCTGCTGCAGCATTCTTGGAAGATACCTGGAGCATGACAGATCGTTTCGATTTAACAGCCGGCCTACGTTATGACCATGATGAAAACTATAGTGGTCATTTATCACCACGTCTGTATGGGGTGTACGCTGTAAATGATAATTTTGTGGTAAAAGGCGGTGTAGCTACAGGTTATAAACAACCTGATATTCGTGCAGCCACTGAAGGTTTCTATAGTGTTACCGGTGGTAGCGGTTCACCCTTAGCAACAGGGCGTGGCATCATTCGTGCGAATCCGGATTTAGAACCTGAATCGAGTCTATCTACTGAACTGGGCTTCAACTGGAAAAATGATTATATCAATACATCGCTGACTGGCTTTATCACTAAATATGAAGACCGTATAACAGAAGTTCGTGCCTGCGAAACCGATACTGATGGCACCACAACAAACCGCAATAATTGGCAGAATTGGAAATGTTTCGAAGGAGATATTCCATTTTACTTTATTAGTGAACGGATCAACGTGGATGAAGCAGAAATTCGTGGTGTAGAAGCAACGGTAGAAGCCAGTCTGAATGATTACACGACATTGACTGCTAACTATACCTATACCGATTCAGAGTTTAAATCGGGTGCTTTTAAAGGCCAGCCACTGAACCAGATGCCAGAACACATGTTTAATATTGGTGTGGATTATGAGCTAAATGATGCACTCAATGTATGGAGCCGCTTGCACCACCGTTCTGAAACCTCTGCTTACTTGAGCCGTACATCTATGGCTCAGCCAAACCCAGGTTACCAATTTGTAGATGTCGGCTTTAACTATAAATTCAGTCCGAATCTAACAGGTAAATTTGGTGTCTATAACCTACTGGATGAAAAAGCTGAAGATATTGATGGTGATCAACTATTGGATGGTCGTCGTTACGGTATCAGTCTGAATGCAAAATTCTAA
- the nfuA gene encoding Fe-S biogenesis protein NfuA, whose protein sequence is MSTENSSTPVVGEIPNLLITPTAQEYLKDLLDKQNTPGIGVRVFVEHPGTPRAECCMAYSAPDEVVPTDYKQEYPDFPAFIDSPSIPYLLDAVIDYNKDRFGGQLTFRAPNSKVPRVGPDASVEERITYVLQSEINPGLAGHGGNCALVEVKEDPEKGLTAVLKFGGGCQGCSAIDITLKQGVETTLKQHVPELMHVVDETDHSQSEGAYMK, encoded by the coding sequence ATGTCGACTGAGAACAGCAGCACTCCAGTTGTTGGTGAAATTCCCAACTTATTGATTACACCAACAGCACAAGAGTATTTAAAGGATCTACTGGATAAACAGAACACCCCGGGTATTGGTGTGCGTGTTTTTGTAGAGCATCCGGGTACTCCTCGCGCTGAATGTTGCATGGCCTATAGTGCACCTGATGAAGTTGTACCGACAGATTATAAGCAGGAATATCCTGATTTCCCTGCTTTTATCGACTCGCCATCAATTCCGTATTTACTCGATGCCGTGATTGATTACAACAAAGACCGTTTTGGCGGTCAGTTGACTTTCCGTGCACCGAACTCCAAAGTGCCACGCGTAGGTCCAGATGCATCAGTAGAAGAGCGTATTACCTATGTATTACAGTCTGAAATTAACCCGGGTCTGGCAGGCCATGGCGGTAACTGTGCACTGGTTGAAGTTAAAGAAGACCCTGAAAAAGGTTTAACCGCTGTACTTAAATTTGGTGGTGGTTGCCAGGGCTGTTCAGCGATTGATATCACTTTGAAACAAGGTGTTGAAACCACATTAAAACAACATGTACCAGAGTTAATGCATGTCGTTGATGAAACGGATCATAGTCAGTCTGAAGGTGCGTATATGAAATAA
- a CDS encoding ABC transporter permease, with translation MNPLFRPLLTQSFKTTGIYLLIIALTLAISATTALKFSNEQIQNAVALQAAEMLAGDLVLSDNEPLPKQWRDQAKQLDLKQSEVTFFSSMAYTDAQFVMVNVKAIDQAFPLRGELRVQPAKKSIQSGEIWLSPRAMDLLKVKLGDQLNIADAAFKVTAKIEQDSNQELGFSGFSPTVIISQADVARTNAIQVGSRIEYRLLMAGRPDDTHQYEALFKQQVKSANGSAETPAEVQGQEFEEQSSLRLRNASEGNTRLMKPIANLDTFLQLANILTILLCGIAIALTAQRYVQQNQDHIALMRCIGATKQQILSAYLALLGMVLLIAMLIGTVVGISLGYGLLQLMLQLIPNLQIEFSALAMLLGPLPVAMLTSAVVLLGFVMPSLLQLLNTPPIRVIRQQEKSVQSMLWMLLTGTLSLIIFSVILTENLLLTAWVIGAIIVLCAVLYLTVWGMLKLLRNMKLNLSAYVRTPSQTALQITALALGLSLITVLAVLRTDLLDRWQQQLPEGTPNQFVYGLPPFDMPDLKAQLEQNGWKSTPLYPNVRGRLVAKNDQPFAEELVKSSNTLRRELNLTQSNSYPQDNVIVSGDAVLKQVGTVSVEANTAEELGIKIGDKLSFSLPEGILEAKVVNLRTVEWESFSPNFFFIFAPNSMDANAGSYLGSFYVPETDKGKLVPVIQQFSNTVFIDVSLILEEIKRIVNVLVQIVTILAVLVSISGFLVLMACLNLLMDERKREVALLRSFGSSKQKLKTMMSLEIGFIGLFAGIVSCLFAEVISAIASYKMDLMIQPHWEIWIILPIFMTTLCALIGRYRLSYLSEIPPLQSLREMNQ, from the coding sequence ATGAATCCATTATTTCGTCCTTTACTGACGCAAAGCTTTAAAACGACCGGGATTTATCTACTGATTATTGCCTTAACGCTGGCGATCAGTGCGACTACTGCACTCAAGTTTAGTAACGAGCAAATCCAAAATGCAGTCGCCTTACAGGCAGCAGAAATGCTGGCTGGTGATCTGGTGCTTTCAGATAATGAGCCTTTGCCAAAGCAGTGGCGTGATCAGGCCAAGCAGCTGGATTTAAAGCAGTCAGAAGTCACTTTCTTTAGCAGTATGGCCTATACCGATGCGCAGTTTGTGATGGTCAATGTCAAAGCCATAGATCAGGCTTTTCCTTTGCGTGGTGAACTGCGGGTGCAACCGGCAAAAAAATCGATTCAGTCTGGTGAAATCTGGCTCAGTCCACGAGCCATGGATTTGCTCAAAGTCAAACTGGGGGATCAGCTCAATATTGCCGATGCGGCGTTTAAAGTCACCGCCAAGATTGAACAGGACTCCAATCAGGAACTTGGATTTTCCGGATTTTCGCCGACCGTAATTATTTCCCAGGCAGATGTCGCACGAACCAATGCGATTCAGGTAGGGAGCCGGATTGAATATCGCTTACTCATGGCTGGCCGTCCAGACGATACCCACCAATATGAAGCCTTATTCAAGCAGCAGGTCAAGTCAGCAAACGGCTCGGCTGAAACGCCAGCGGAAGTGCAAGGGCAGGAGTTTGAGGAGCAAAGCAGTCTCAGGTTACGCAATGCCAGTGAAGGCAATACCCGCTTGATGAAGCCAATCGCCAATCTGGACACTTTCCTGCAACTGGCCAATATTCTGACCATTCTATTATGCGGGATTGCCATAGCCTTAACCGCACAGCGTTATGTGCAGCAGAATCAGGATCATATTGCCTTGATGCGTTGTATCGGTGCCACCAAGCAGCAGATTCTGTCGGCTTATCTGGCTTTACTCGGGATGGTGCTGTTAATTGCGATGCTAATTGGTACCGTGGTCGGGATCAGTCTGGGTTATGGACTGTTGCAATTGATGTTGCAGCTGATTCCAAATTTGCAGATTGAATTTTCAGCCCTGGCAATGTTGCTCGGACCATTGCCAGTCGCGATGCTGACCAGTGCCGTGGTGTTACTCGGCTTTGTCATGCCAAGCTTGTTGCAATTGCTGAATACCCCGCCAATTCGGGTGATCCGCCAGCAGGAAAAATCAGTGCAATCCATGCTGTGGATGCTGCTGACTGGAACGCTCAGCCTGATTATTTTTAGTGTGATTTTGACTGAAAACTTGCTGCTGACCGCCTGGGTGATTGGCGCGATTATTGTGTTATGTGCGGTGCTGTATCTGACGGTATGGGGGATGTTGAAACTGCTGCGGAATATGAAGTTGAATCTGTCAGCCTATGTACGCACACCTTCTCAGACTGCTTTGCAGATTACGGCTTTAGCCTTGGGCTTGAGCCTGATTACAGTATTGGCAGTCTTGCGTACTGATCTGCTGGATCGCTGGCAGCAACAGTTACCGGAAGGTACGCCGAACCAGTTTGTTTATGGTTTACCGCCTTTTGATATGCCAGACCTGAAAGCTCAACTTGAGCAGAATGGCTGGAAAAGCACGCCACTGTATCCAAATGTCCGTGGGCGTCTGGTCGCCAAAAATGATCAGCCTTTTGCCGAGGAACTGGTGAAAAGCAGCAATACCTTAAGACGTGAACTGAATCTGACCCAGTCAAATAGCTATCCACAAGATAATGTGATTGTCAGTGGTGACGCGGTATTAAAACAAGTCGGCACCGTATCGGTCGAAGCCAATACTGCGGAAGAGCTAGGGATCAAGATCGGAGATAAACTCAGTTTCAGTCTGCCAGAAGGGATACTGGAAGCTAAAGTCGTTAATCTAAGAACCGTCGAATGGGAAAGTTTTAGCCCGAATTTCTTCTTTATCTTTGCACCGAATAGCATGGATGCCAATGCCGGCAGTTATCTGGGCAGTTTTTATGTCCCGGAAACAGATAAAGGCAAACTGGTCCCTGTGATCCAGCAATTTTCCAACACGGTGTTTATTGATGTCAGCCTGATTCTGGAAGAGATCAAACGCATTGTGAATGTGCTGGTGCAAATCGTGACCATTCTGGCAGTACTGGTCAGCATTTCCGGTTTTCTGGTACTGATGGCCTGTCTGAACCTGTTGATGGATGAGCGCAAACGTGAAGTGGCTTTGCTTCGATCATTCGGTAGTTCCAAGCAGAAACTGAAAACCATGATGAGTCTGGAAATTGGTTTTATTGGGCTGTTTGCCGGAATAGTTTCCTGCCTGTTTGCCGAAGTGATCAGTGCGATTGCCAGTTATAAAATGGATTTAATGATTCAGCCGCATTGGGAAATCTGGATTATCTTGCCGATCTTTATGACCACTTTATGTGCGCTGATTGGCCGTTATCGCCTGAGTTATCTGTCAGAGATTCCACCCTTACAAAGCTTGCGTGAGATGAATCAATAA
- a CDS encoding IS3 family transposase (programmed frameshift), which produces MEHKREQRVKRTQRDYSFAFKMMVVHEVEKGQITYKQAQAKYGIQGRSTVLVWLRKHGQQDWTSNMPTSSKRQLTPQQRIRQLEKQLAAEKLKTEFIQDVIYHIDKECGTDLGKKVYRARFKDWQSQRRLSVSRYCQWLGITRQAYYQAEKRAQMTAQATEQILELVMEYRCLMPSIGTRKLYWLIKGKLLQRGLKCGRDQLFKILKENNLLIRPKRRYTKTTDSKHWMKKHPNLLKDYSAVQANEVFVSDITYVESAEGVHYLSLVTDAYTRQIKGYKLSNDMRAENVVQALHMAMQHVTDRAARMIHHSDRGSQYCSELYQSALRHYGICPSMTDGKDCYQNALAERINGILKQEFLTTRCQTMKELDHLIAESIMIYNCYRPHLSLNMNTPNQMYEQTKTELIA; this is translated from the exons ATGGAACATAAACGAGAACAACGAGTTAAACGTACACAACGTGACTATAGCTTTGCCTTTAAAATGATGGTGGTACATGAAGTAGAAAAAGGGCAAATTACTTATAAGCAAGCTCAGGCAAAATATGGTATTCAAGGAAGATCAACTGTGCTGGTATGGTTACGCAAGCACGGACAACAGGACTGGACTTCGAATATGCCGACTTCTTCTAAACGCCAATTGACACCCCAACAACGAATCCGCCAATTAGAAAAGCAGTTAGCCGCAGAAAAGCTTAAAACTGAATTTATTCAGGATGTGATTTATCACATTGATAAAGAATGTGGGACTGATCTTG GGAAAAAAGTATACCGAGCACGTTTCAAAGATTGGCAAAGCCAAAGAAGACTAAGCGTTTCACGTTATTGTCAGTGGTTGGGAATCACCCGACAAGCTTATTATCAAGCAGAAAAACGTGCTCAAATGACTGCACAAGCAACTGAACAAATACTTGAGTTGGTTATGGAATATCGCTGTCTCATGCCAAGTATCGGAACACGTAAGCTGTATTGGCTTATTAAAGGCAAATTGTTGCAACGTGGTTTAAAGTGTGGACGGGATCAGTTATTTAAAATATTGAAAGAAAATAACTTATTGATTCGCCCTAAGCGTCGCTATACAAAAACTACGGATAGCAAGCATTGGATGAAGAAGCATCCAAATTTATTAAAGGATTATTCAGCGGTGCAAGCCAATGAAGTCTTTGTTAGTGATATTACCTATGTTGAGAGTGCTGAAGGTGTGCATTATTTATCCTTGGTGACAGATGCTTATACCCGACAGATTAAAGGTTATAAGTTATCGAATGATATGCGTGCAGAGAATGTTGTGCAGGCACTACATATGGCGATGCAGCATGTGACAGATCGGGCAGCCAGGATGATTCACCATTCAGACAGAGGCTCTCAGTATTGCTCTGAGCTATATCAATCGGCATTGCGCCATTATGGGATATGTCCTTCCATGACAGATGGCAAGGACTGTTATCAGAATGCATTAGCAGAGCGAATTAATGGAATATTAAAGCAGGAGTTTTTAACCACGCGATGTCAAACCATGAAGGAGTTAGATCACTTAATTGCGGAATCTATCATGATTTACAATTGTTATAGACCGCATTTAAGTTTAAATATGAACACCCCGAATCAGATGTATGAGCAAACAAAAACCGAGCTAATTGCTTAA
- a CDS encoding rhomboid family intramembrane serine protease, whose product MLDLPFNHTVTIILITCIVSFIAFSKETVMNRLIFWPPALQRGQYDRFITHGFIHADGAHLLFNMITLFFFGSVIESFYRQYLYDLGFILFYLGGLIAAILPSYLKHKNDARWASLGASGAVSAVLFAYILFEPWKLIFVFFIPVPAIIFAVLYVAYSIWSGKKGNSNINHSAHLWGAAYGVVMTIILEPRLIPHFLNKLMQVPF is encoded by the coding sequence ATGCTTGATTTACCTTTTAATCATACCGTTACTATTATTCTGATCACCTGTATTGTGTCATTTATTGCTTTCTCCAAAGAGACGGTGATGAATCGCCTGATTTTCTGGCCACCGGCACTGCAACGTGGACAATATGATCGCTTTATTACTCATGGCTTTATCCATGCGGATGGGGCACATCTGCTGTTCAACATGATTACCCTGTTCTTTTTTGGCAGCGTGATTGAAAGCTTTTATCGTCAATACCTATATGACCTGGGTTTTATCCTGTTTTACCTCGGTGGCCTGATCGCAGCGATTCTACCCAGTTACCTGAAGCATAAAAATGATGCCCGCTGGGCTAGTCTCGGCGCTTCCGGTGCAGTGTCGGCTGTACTGTTTGCCTATATCCTGTTTGAACCTTGGAAATTAATTTTTGTGTTCTTCATTCCGGTTCCTGCCATTATTTTTGCTGTGCTGTATGTAGCCTATAGCATCTGGTCAGGCAAAAAAGGCAATAGCAACATTAATCATAGCGCGCATTTATGGGGAGCGGCTTACGGGGTGGTCATGACGATTATTCTGGAGCCACGCCTGATTCCGCATTTCCTGAATAAACTGATGCAGGTTCCGTTTTAA